gggaataataacagtatctaTTTGGTGAGTGCTCATTAACCTGGAAGCACTACGTAAATGCTTGCTATTGTCCTTATTTAAATAGTGCCATGTTATTCCATCATAATATTTTGTTAATGTGGAGAAGCCCCAGTGTAGAAACTAACTTCACCAGTGGAGTCTGGGTAAGTTGTCAGAGGCACTGAGAGGTTCAGTTGCCCACCCAAAAGTCTCACGGGCAGGATGTGCCAGAGCAAGACTTGAGCCAGATCCTCCCGTCTTCAAGTCCAGCTTCTGATCTTAATGCTGTTCACCTGGAATGAGTGAGTAGAACTTTTAGACTGAATTATTGtaattattgctttattattAAGGACTAGGCCGGTGATTGGATCGTATGGGTTCTTCCCAGTGAgtaaactccctctaccaatttAGATGATCATCTGCTTTGCAAATTAGTCTCATAgctaatagttaacatttatatactagtatttatttatatactctactacatatgtagatatagtatatataatgttatatatttatatactattacatatttctacattatgcCAGACTACATGCTTTACAATTATAATCTTATTTGAGTCTCACACCACTGGGAGAggtattcccattttccagatggggaaactgagccaaacagatcaagtgagttgcccaggaatATAAAGCAAAAGTGAATTAAGAGATAGaatcatctcctcctcctctttcttctcttcttccttcctcccctcctttttttgcttttgtttttctcttcttttccctcttctttctctttttttcctcctcctcctttctccttttttctttttttttctcttcttccttctcctttttttcctcttcctccttcattattattactattaggtAGGTTCTCAGACACATCTACTGCCGGGTCTGGCTTTCAGGGTTATTATCTCCTTTACTTTCATGGAGAGTTTTTACAGATCCTAAGATTTAGAGCTGACTCAGAGAAGGGAAGCCATTTTCCTACAGTCACATGGAGTGCAGACACACAGGGTCCTGGATTTCAAAAGCACCTCGGAGACCATCTCATCTAATCTCTTCCTTTCAGAGATGGAGAAACGGAGGCCTAATGGCGCCCAGGCAATAAGTGGCCAAGCAAGGATTTGCCTCCCAATCGGCcatctctccactgtaccatgtCTTCTTTCAAGTCGAGGGCCTTGTGTCAACTAAAAAGAAATGGCCTTTAAAATGaggttattttcattttgtctcatTGATCTCACAGTCCCTCCCCTGTTTTTTTGCTGTGGCTTCCTCCGCCCCTTTCCTGAGTTTGTCCCCCGTGGACACTAACCCAATTTTGAAGAATTACTGCCCTGTTTTCAGTGACACAAAGCCTGCCACCAGGTGGGGTGATCacttttgaaatggaaattatcaTCTTCTCACAGATGGGGTCCAAAGAGCGGAGTCCGTGGACTCATGGACCTCGTGCTGGAGGGGAACTTGAGTGAGGAGCACAATAGGATCTTATGTATTCTTTTTCCATCAAGGTTCTTCCTGACCTTGATGTTCTGACTTGCAGTCTAGCATTTCTCAATGTGACACATCGTTTTCCTGAGCTCTCTCCCGGGCCCTCTCAATGTCTTCCAGACCCGTTCTAGACCCAGTTATGCAGGGGGCTCCTCATCCAGCCCAAACCTCCCTCTCAACTTCTGGGTTCCCACCTCTGACTTCttattggacatctcaaactggaagttCCGTAGACATCTTATTCTCAGCATGTGCAGGCGAGAATTCGTTATCTTTCTCCCCAAACTTCCCTTCTCCCAGACTTCCCTGTTACTGTCAAGGGCTCAGCCATGCCCAGGGTCGAGATCTCCACTTAGCTGCCATCCCTGACTCCTCTCACCCACCATAGCCAGTCTCTTGTCAGGTTCTCCCTTGGTAACATCTCCCAGATACATCCCTCCATCACCAGCCCCGTTCTCGCAGTTGCCATGGTCTCCTCACTCTAGTTActcctccattcagctgccagAACCATCTTTCTCAGGGGGTTTTGTTTGTTGGGCAGCTGAGGGTAAGTGACCCGTCCAGGGTCATCCCGTGAGAAAGTGTCCACCTCAGAGGATTCTTGCCACATCATCTGACCCAGTTTCTTCGTCTATAATATTGGATGGCATCCAACAAAGGTCTCTCCCATTCTTCGGGCCCCTAAGACCTGTATCCTAGGCCCCTCgaggcctgtttcctcattttacaaatagccTTCAAGGGCCCTTGTAGCTCTTGATCTCTGATGTctcctccaagaagcctttcctcatcCCGCAGTGggcccttccttctcccttctccccaaattATCAAGAATCTACTCATTTGAATACAGACAGCATCCCTTCTGCCTGGTGCTATGGATGGCATAGTGGCCTCGAACTCAGAACCAGGTCTCACTTAGACACATCCCGGCACTAGGCAAGTCAGCCTTGAGTGTTGCCTGGAAGCCATGAGATGCTCCTCTGGTGCCTGAGGAGCCAGCTCCTTGCCACAGATTTGGTTTTTAAAGATTCCTTTAGtagaatgtaacctccttgagggcagtgtTGTAATGCCCTACGCCACAGTAAGTTGTTGCCGGATCTGTGCTATCTTATCTTTCCCAAGCCCCCTTAATCTTAGTGCTCCCCCTGATATCCCCAATTTATCTCCACAAcagtagctaacatttaaatagctCTTAAggctttacaaagcattttacaaatatctcatttgattcttacaactctgggaagtaaatgctattttatttccattttacagataaggaaactgaggctgagagggtACAAGGAGCCAGtctaaggcagtatttgaacttaggtcttccaaaTCTAGCTCTCTACCCATTGTTCTATCTGGCTGCTTTTTAGGAAAAGGAATTAACTCTTTTGTGTTATGGTTGAGTCGAGCCCGTCCCTTACTTCTTGGCGGTGGGCATTGTGTTTCAGATTACTTTCTATGATGACAAGAACTTCCAAGGTCACCACTATGACTGTGACAGTGACTGTGCCGATTTCCACACCTATCTGAGTTGCTGCAACTCCATCCGAGTGGCCGGTGGGGCCTGGGTAGTTTATGAAAGGCCTAATTTTGCTGGGAACATGTACATCTTGACTCAGGGTGAATACCCTGATTACCACCATTGGAAGGGGCTCAATGACCGGCTTAGCTCCTGCAAGGTCATCCATCTGGTGAGTCTCTGAGTCAAAGGCTACTgctgcttctttcctttttcttctccttttcttcttttccttctttctttcttgtccttctttttcttttttctttctcttcttcttctttctttttctttttcctcttctttccttcccttcctcctcttccttttcttctccttctcatcttcctcctcctcctcctcctttttcttctttccttctcctatttcttctttcctctcctcctcttcttcctctttttcctcctcctcctcctcctttttcttctttccttctcctttttcttctttcctctcctcctcttcttcctctttttcctcctcctcctcctcctttttcttctttccttctttttctttttctttcttcttttcctccttttccttctttccttcttctcctctttcatctttttctcttcttctcttctccttcactATGTTCtactatttttcctttatcttctcctcctcctcctttttcttctttccttctcctttttcttctttcctctcctcctcttcttcctctttttcctcctcctcctccttctttttcttctttcctttttctttttctttttctccttttcctcctcttccttctttccttcttctcctctttgtctttttctcttcttctctttctccttcactaTGTTctactatttttcctttatttctcctcctccttcttcttcttttcctcctcctcttcttcctcctatttctctatttctttttctacctcttcctctttccttcttcattttcttcttcttcttctcctcctgcccctccttttttttattcaattttatcttattttcaatTCCAGAGTTTCTCTTCCTTTCACTCCCCTACCCAATGAGAAGTGAATAAATACCCATTACATATAGGAAGTCATGTGCAACAAATTACCACATTAGGCTTgtccaggaaaaaaatgaaaaaaaaaatggtaaaaagctAGAAAGGGAATGAAATATGCTTCAGCATGCACACAAAGCCTACTGTCCCTTAACCTGGAGGTGgatgcattttttcatcatgagtcctagGGGGTATGCAGTGTGTTGAATGATTCCCAATTCCATTCTCCTTTTGGGCTCTCCAGCTTATCAAGGGTTATCATGTCTCTTCTTAGTTTACGATCACACGATTACATGCCATGCCTTTGCCAAGGGGTCCAGTATTTCTGGAATTCACTTTTTCCTCTCCACCTTCctccttcagttcttttttcaAAGCCCAGCTCAGCTGCTGATTCCTATACAAAGGCTTTCTGAATCCCTCCAGTCATTTACCTGTCTTCCTCTTGAAATAACATTGGATTACCTTGTATATTCTTTATGTATTCTTGTAAACCCACTGTTAGCACCCCGGGAGACTAGAAGCTCCCCAAGGGCAGGGAATGGTTCATGTTTTGTCTTTGTTATCCTCAGTTCTAACAGTACTTGTTTACCCTGAGCGAAAACCTAATATTTGTTGTCTTTAATTCAAAAAAACCTAAGGACTATTTTATACTAGACTATATACTAGACCAATAATACTTTCTGGGCCTATTCTGGGCCTAGAGCTGAGATAGAAGTTCCCATTCATTTCCATTGCCCTTTTGAGTTGCCAAGTTTGACAAGTGCATCTTAACAGCCTTAACAGTCCGTAGAGTCAGGCTGTTTTTCCCTAGTTTGTattaatatctttaattttttacttcTCAACATAACTGAACCTTTTCCCCACCCGGAGTCATCTCTTATTGCAAGGAATGATGGTAATGGCCAGTATTTATCTAGCACATTGACGTAGGTGAACATGGTATCTCTTTGTTGCTGACAAAACCCTAGAGGGTagacactattattatccccattttacagataaggaaactgagtctgggaGCAATCAAAGTGGCTgactcagtgtcacacagctaatacatttCTGTGATAGGATTTGACTCCAAATCAAATCCTCTAGTTACTATATCACcaagaattcaaaagaaagaaaaagttagtAAAATTAAGCAATTATCTAACCAAGTCTAACATTATATCCAGTCCCCCTCCTCTGCCAAAATGGGAAAGAGGTACAGTCTGATAACTGTTCTGACCCAAATTTGGTCTTTATCAGAGTAATTAATTTTAggagatagagcactagccctgaagaaaggaggacctgagttcaaacctggcctcagacacttacagctgtgtgaccttgggcaagtcacttaaccccaaatgcctcagcaaaaaaaaaaaaaagagtaattaatttttattattaggaTCATTTCTCATGAAGGCTAAGTCACTTCTGTCTAGTCAACTCTAGTCAGTGAAGCGTGGGAGTTGGGAATTAGTGAGCTAATGACCTTGTTAATGGTGGTCACGGACCCTATTGCTCTTTTGGAGGGCTTCCCTAAGGGCCTGTGCTCATTCTTGCCTCTGTCTTCCAGTCGAGTGGAGGTCAATATAAGCTTCAGATCTTTGAGAGGGGAGACTTCACTGGCCAGATGTATGAAACCACCGAGGACTGTCCTTCCGTCATGGAACAGTTCCACATCCGGGAGATCCAGTCCTGTAAGGTCCTGGATGGGGTCTGGGTCTTCTATGAACAGCCCAACTATCACGGCCGGCAGTACTTCCTGGACAAGAAGGAGTACCGGAAGCCTGTGGACTGGGGCTCCCCATGCTCTGCGGTTCAGTCGTTCCGCCGCATCATGGAGTGAGGGAGGGCGTCCGGGGGGTTGCAGCTGAGGCTGAATGCCACGGTCTGGTGGGCAAAACCCCAAATGTAAATAAAGCAATGAAGGCAATGGATGGCCTGGAGTGGGTTCTATCCGACGCTGCTTGGCTCCAACAGGGAGCTGCCACCCTGGGCCCGAGGCTATCAGCCACTCCTTTCTCCAGGTTCAGCATCCAGCTGCAGAACCCTGCCATCTCACCCCTGGCATTGGAGTCCCACGAGCTCATATTGGCTGTTAGTGAGAGTTTTCTTTCCAAAAGAACTAAATAGTTAGACCTGTAGTTAAATTGGCAAGTCATAAACACCCAAAGTGGAAATTCCCTCTATCTAGTACAATATAGAACTTTAGAACAACTCCTGGGGCTTAAAAGGTTAATTTTAGATTTAGCCATGATCACAACCAGTAATGTCAGAAGTCAATAAGTTATTTGTGGTTATAAAGCCGGTCTTCCACCTTCTAAGCCATTGAGGAGACAATGTGGCCCATGAGGAAAAGTGCCTTGGTTGTCCAGTGAGAGGGCCTGGGGTCAGATACGAGCCTCCCTACTTGTTATCTGTGGGACTTTGAGCCAATCTTTTAACTTCCCgtcctttatttcctcatctgggaaaggGGAGATGATCACTAGATGACTGGGGACGTTCCTTGCAGTCTCCAGACATGATCCCTCAGAGTTTAAAGTGCATGGTCAGTGTATGAAGGGACCCTATCATTGGACTGTTCCCCCAGTTCCAAAGGAGCCAGGGTAAATATGCTCCAAGGACAAATGCCTCCTCTTCAGTTCGGTTTGGTTTGTAAATCCCTCCCCAGGATTATTACCTATTACCCTCTTGCATGCACGCTTGGCTTTTTTGGCATTCATTTCCAATCTCCAAGCGTTTGCCTAAGCCAACCTCCATGTCTCAACAtactccctcctcttcccttccatcTCCTACACCTCCTAACTCCCTtcaaaattcaactcaattcaatataatatttttttctgaggcagttgggttaagtgacttgcccagggtcacacagccaggaaatgttaagtgtctgaggccagatttgaactcagctcttcctgacttctgggctggtgctctatccactgcgccacctagctgcctctcaatTTAGTAATCTTGATCTTTCCCTGTTACtggtatattttatatgtaattatatatatatatatatatatatatatatatatatatatatatatatatatatatatatatgttatttttcccaatagactgtaaactccttgagagcagggatgaTTTCATTTTGGAGATCTTTGCCTCAGATCTGTGCATTTGGAAGCAATACTTGATGGAAGGTATAGAACAGAATCATGGGCGTGGGAGTTTGTTATTATTTGGGTCCTGGTTTCCTCTCAGCATCACATCCAGTAGATTTGTCcagatgtttgattttttttcacattttatcatCCCTTAGGGTACAAACATATTCCATTACATGATGTGCCACCGATATACACTGAGGCAGTGAGATGCTGCAGAGGCTCAAGCTCTGGATTCAGAGTTAGGAAGACGTGTGACCCCGGAAAGTCTCAGAATCTGTTTGCCCCGGTTTCTTCACTCATAAAGTAAGGGTAGCAGCCCTCTATCCAATAGTAAATAACCTTTCCCctccagggctgttgtgaggatcaaatggagaTAATTTTTATGAAGTTCTTTTCAAATCCTAAAGTACCATATAAaggctttttcttcttctcctcttcctcattatTAGCCTACCCCCAtggtagctaagtggtgcagtggatatagcactggtcctgaagtcaggaggacctgagttcaaatctcacctcagacacttaacacttcctagctgtgtgaccctgggcaagtcacttaaccccaattgcctcagccaaaaaaaaaaaaaaaaatacatatatatatatatatatatatatatatatatatatatatatatatatatatatatatatccccaatCACTAGGCAAGTACTTTATTTGCAACTTTTTGCTATTATAGATGGTGCTGCTGTGTACATTTTTGTGCCTTTTCTACTTGTCAAGACTTATTGGTATACAATATTCCTAATAGCACTATTTGTAATAGCATTCGATaatctctaattttaaaaaatgactctaCATGTGGTTCAGATTCTGAAGCTACTCTCCCCAATCTCATATATCCTGATAGGTTGGGTCCCTGGAACAAACACATAGTAGACCCCTTCTGAGGACACAGGGAACTCTCAGAAGCTGGGGATTGTCCTTCTAGCACTATGAGTCATAAGCCCCCACCAGTACTTCCCACCATGATTATCAGTTGAGGTCAGTAGTGAGCTAGGTGCTCGATTattgttttttaacatttttttgtgattatacatgcatattaacttttttgatacacatttctttctgaataatgttgagagagaaaaatctgaacaaaatgggaaaaaacacaggagagaaaaaaaaacccagaaaaaaagatgtaaacATAGTATGTGTTAATTTACAGTCAGTCTCcttatgtaaagggctagaactgagcaatgcacttggataatgaagcacgtgagactaattgccaattggacggttccctattaacttgtttgaaggttgaccctccccagctgttctgtgctgacttgattggtgagacaaagagagggaagtgacttgtgtgggaggagtaggaggaggaagaggaattgagacgctGATGCTGAGTCAggctctcctggcgtttgagggaggaaggtgtgtgtgagattgctagacctaaccccctgaccttgaccgtaaaagatcaagaataaagacgttaagtgatcctgactccggctaatttctgggaagacagagttccagcatccTTAGAtcattttctggatgcagatgcattttctagccaaagtttattgggattacccTGGATTTcagaactgctgagaagaaccaagcatcagttcacataaatccagacctttctaaaattagcttgttcatcattttttatagaacagtaatgttccattaccttcatgtaccacagcttattcagccatttcccaattgatgagcattcactcagtttccaattttttttttttttttgctagcacAGGAAGAGCCgctacaaacatttgtgcacatgtggatccttttcccttctttatgatttccttggaatacagacccagttatggcact
The Sminthopsis crassicaudata isolate SCR6 chromosome 4, ASM4859323v1, whole genome shotgun sequence genome window above contains:
- the CRYGS gene encoding gamma-crystallin S, with the protein product MSKSVAKITFYDDKNFQGHHYDCDSDCADFHTYLSCCNSIRVAGGAWVVYERPNFAGNMYILTQGEYPDYHHWKGLNDRLSSCKVIHLSSGGQYKLQIFERGDFTGQMYETTEDCPSVMEQFHIREIQSCKVLDGVWVFYEQPNYHGRQYFLDKKEYRKPVDWGSPCSAVQSFRRIME